A region of Esox lucius isolate fEsoLuc1 chromosome 3, fEsoLuc1.pri, whole genome shotgun sequence DNA encodes the following proteins:
- the LOC114828694 gene encoding protein THEM6 isoform X1, with protein sequence MLGMLLCSLGALLLLFSSVDVWYFLRGVVVAVQAWFLPPVWDVLAEQSVPGRVLPHDLDYMGHMNNARYLRECDFARFHYYMRNGIFRTLHSLRATMVVGASTIRYRRSLAFWEAFDLRTRIVAWDDKSFFVEQQFVSQRDGFISAVMLCRQNVLRSNPESILQLLCKRKVECPDYPEELQHWISFISASSQALRAQSGLKDTTAESSQENTGEQENVGEQEHLEDKDK encoded by the exons ATGCT AGGGATGCTGCTGTGTTCACTTGGGGCCCTGCTGCTGCTCTTCTCCAGTGTGGATGTGTGGTATTTCCTGCGTGGGGTGGTGGTGGCCGTGCAGGCCTGGTTCCTGCCCCCGGTCTGGGACGTCCTGGCTGAGCAGAGTGTCCCTGGCAGGGTCCTGCCTCATGACCTGGATTACATGGGACACATGAACAACGCTCGCTACCTCCGGGAGTGTGACTTCGCCAG GTTCCACTACTACATGCGGAACGGGATATTTAGAACGCTTCATTCCCTGAGGGCCACCATGGTGGTGGGGGCGTCTACGATCCGCTACCGCCGCTCCCTGGCCTTCTGGGAGGCCTTCGACCTGCGCACACGCATTGTGGCCTGGGACGACAAGTCCTTCTTCGTTGAGCAGCAGTTTGTTTCCCAGCGCGACGGGTTCATCTCCGCGGTGATGCTGTGCAGACAGAATGTTCTCCGTAGCAACCCAGAGAGCATCCTCCAGCTGCTCTGCAAGAGAAAG GTGGAGTGTCCAGACTACCCTGAAGAGCTCCAGCACTGGATCAGCTTCATCTCAGCCAGCAGTCAGGCCCTGAGAGCCCAGAGTGGACTGAAGGACACCACAGCAGAGAGTTCCCAGGAGAACACTGGAGAACAGGAGAACGTTGGAGAACAGGAACATCTGGAAGACAAGGACAagtga
- the LOC114828694 gene encoding protein THEM6 isoform X2 has translation MLLCSLGALLLLFSSVDVWYFLRGVVVAVQAWFLPPVWDVLAEQSVPGRVLPHDLDYMGHMNNARYLRECDFARFHYYMRNGIFRTLHSLRATMVVGASTIRYRRSLAFWEAFDLRTRIVAWDDKSFFVEQQFVSQRDGFISAVMLCRQNVLRSNPESILQLLCKRKVECPDYPEELQHWISFISASSQALRAQSGLKDTTAESSQENTGEQENVGEQEHLEDKDK, from the exons ATGCTGCTGTGTTCACTTGGGGCCCTGCTGCTGCTCTTCTCCAGTGTGGATGTGTGGTATTTCCTGCGTGGGGTGGTGGTGGCCGTGCAGGCCTGGTTCCTGCCCCCGGTCTGGGACGTCCTGGCTGAGCAGAGTGTCCCTGGCAGGGTCCTGCCTCATGACCTGGATTACATGGGACACATGAACAACGCTCGCTACCTCCGGGAGTGTGACTTCGCCAG GTTCCACTACTACATGCGGAACGGGATATTTAGAACGCTTCATTCCCTGAGGGCCACCATGGTGGTGGGGGCGTCTACGATCCGCTACCGCCGCTCCCTGGCCTTCTGGGAGGCCTTCGACCTGCGCACACGCATTGTGGCCTGGGACGACAAGTCCTTCTTCGTTGAGCAGCAGTTTGTTTCCCAGCGCGACGGGTTCATCTCCGCGGTGATGCTGTGCAGACAGAATGTTCTCCGTAGCAACCCAGAGAGCATCCTCCAGCTGCTCTGCAAGAGAAAG GTGGAGTGTCCAGACTACCCTGAAGAGCTCCAGCACTGGATCAGCTTCATCTCAGCCAGCAGTCAGGCCCTGAGAGCCCAGAGTGGACTGAAGGACACCACAGCAGAGAGTTCCCAGGAGAACACTGGAGAACAGGAGAACGTTGGAGAACAGGAACATCTGGAAGACAAGGACAagtga